One genomic segment of Mycolicibacterium chubuense NBB4 includes these proteins:
- a CDS encoding ATP-binding cassette domain-containing protein, translating to MRGPWGPVYGPVDLDVQAGGVTVLVCPAGSGRTALLTTLAGRMQPVSGSLSVFGRTRAKDIFAHAALAAIDELDTVAEPVTVRDLITEQLRWDAPWYKLIRRADDVDRARVCAPVFGDLPLPPLSEYVEELTELDGILLRIALANTLRPPLLVVGDLEQVTSDRSRDLLLARLVELGREQTVITASVNGVVGHAVTQLEVDNASREELASGQRGGR from the coding sequence ATGCGCGGGCCCTGGGGGCCGGTGTACGGGCCCGTCGACCTCGACGTCCAGGCCGGTGGTGTCACCGTCCTGGTGTGCCCCGCGGGTTCGGGCCGGACCGCCTTGTTGACGACGCTCGCCGGCCGAATGCAGCCCGTCTCGGGCAGCCTGAGCGTCTTCGGGAGGACGCGCGCGAAGGACATCTTCGCCCATGCCGCGCTGGCCGCTATCGACGAACTCGACACCGTCGCCGAGCCCGTCACCGTGCGGGACCTGATCACCGAGCAGTTGCGGTGGGATGCGCCGTGGTACAAGCTGATTCGACGCGCCGACGACGTCGACCGGGCCCGGGTCTGCGCACCGGTGTTCGGCGATCTGCCGTTGCCCCCGCTGTCGGAGTACGTCGAGGAACTGACCGAGCTCGACGGGATTCTGCTGCGCATCGCGCTGGCCAACACGCTGCGGCCGCCGCTACTGGTCGTCGGTGACCTCGAGCAGGTGACCAGCGATCGCAGCCGCGACCTGCTGCTGGCCCGGCTCGTCGAACTCGGCCGGGAACAGACCGTGATCACTGCGAGTGTCAACGGGGTGGTGGGACACGCCGTCACACAGCTCGAGGTCGACAACGCCTCGCGGGAAGAACTGGCGAGCGGACAGAGGGGTGGTCGCTGA
- a CDS encoding crotonase/enoyl-CoA hydratase family protein, with amino-acid sequence MNYETLHCTVDNDGVALLTLSRPEQLNAFTVTMARELEQFFTVDARDDGIRAVVVTGAGRAFCAGMDLSAQGNVFGLDESLAPTPEQMHTAYDTEPLHSGVRDTGGKVTLAIHALPKPVIAAINGAAVGIGATMTLAMDIRLASDNARIGFVFGKLGIVPEACSSWFLPRLVGIQQALDWVYSADIITAEDALRGGLLRSVHSPESLVDDALALARSYVSRRSPVALALAKKLLYRNGAADSPLQAHLSDSLAMFYTSIGDGKEGVAAFREKRPPQFTGSATALPRVFPDDE; translated from the coding sequence GTGAACTACGAAACTCTGCACTGCACCGTCGACAACGACGGTGTGGCGCTGCTGACGCTGTCCCGGCCCGAGCAGCTCAACGCCTTCACCGTGACGATGGCCCGCGAACTGGAGCAGTTCTTCACCGTCGACGCCCGCGACGACGGCATCCGCGCCGTCGTGGTCACCGGCGCCGGCCGGGCGTTCTGCGCGGGCATGGACCTGTCCGCGCAAGGCAACGTGTTCGGCCTCGACGAGAGCCTGGCGCCCACGCCGGAGCAGATGCACACCGCCTACGACACCGAACCACTGCACAGTGGCGTCCGCGACACCGGCGGCAAGGTCACCCTCGCGATCCATGCGCTGCCCAAACCCGTCATCGCCGCGATCAACGGTGCCGCCGTGGGCATCGGGGCCACGATGACGCTGGCCATGGACATCCGGCTGGCCTCCGACAACGCCCGCATCGGCTTCGTGTTCGGCAAGCTGGGAATCGTGCCCGAAGCGTGCTCGTCGTGGTTCCTGCCCCGGCTCGTCGGCATCCAGCAGGCCCTGGACTGGGTCTACTCGGCCGACATCATCACCGCCGAGGACGCGCTGCGCGGTGGTCTGCTGCGCTCTGTCCATTCCCCGGAGTCGCTGGTGGACGACGCGCTGGCACTGGCGCGCAGCTACGTCAGCCGACGTTCACCGGTGGCGCTGGCACTGGCGAAGAAGCTGCTGTACCGCAACGGTGCGGCCGACTCGCCGCTGCAAGCGCACCTGAGTGACTCGCTGGCGATGTTCTACACCTCGATCGGTGACGGCAAGGAAGGCGTGGCGGCGTTCCGGGAGAAGCGCCCGCCGCAGTTCACGGGCAGCGCCACCGCGCTGCCGCGGGTCTTCCCCGACGACGAATAG
- a CDS encoding epoxide hydrolase family protein translates to MPAVRPFRIAVPDADLADLRRRLQHTRWPEAECVNDWGQGVPLVYTRELAQYWADEYDWRTREAALNRFDQFTTDIDGLPIHFIHQRCGRDDAFPVLITHGWPGSVVEFGKVIGPLTEAGFDVVCPSLPGYGFSGKPSATGWGVERIAEAWDELMVRLGYSRYGAQGGDWGAAVTTQIGRNRGHCVAIHTNMPMGRPPKNLADPTPDEAAALDRLSYYRRWDSGYSKQQSTRPQTLGYGLTDSPVGQLAWIVEKFWSWTDCDGHPENVLSRDELLDNVMLYWVTGTGASSARLYWESFGSFGAGSPVTLPTGVAAFPKEILRSPRSWCEPNYHITRWTAMPRGGHFAAFEQPELYVDDVSAFFAEFR, encoded by the coding sequence ATGCCTGCCGTACGCCCTTTCCGCATCGCGGTGCCCGACGCCGATCTCGCCGACCTGCGCCGACGACTGCAGCACACCCGATGGCCGGAGGCCGAATGCGTGAACGACTGGGGCCAGGGCGTGCCGCTGGTCTACACCCGTGAGCTGGCGCAGTACTGGGCCGACGAATATGACTGGCGCACAAGGGAAGCGGCATTGAACCGCTTCGATCAGTTCACCACCGACATCGACGGCCTGCCGATCCATTTCATCCATCAGCGCTGCGGCCGCGACGATGCCTTCCCGGTGCTCATCACGCACGGCTGGCCGGGCTCGGTCGTCGAGTTCGGCAAGGTGATCGGGCCGCTCACCGAGGCCGGGTTCGACGTCGTGTGCCCGTCGCTGCCGGGCTACGGCTTCTCCGGCAAGCCGTCGGCCACCGGGTGGGGTGTGGAGCGCATCGCCGAAGCGTGGGACGAGCTCATGGTTCGGCTGGGCTACTCACGCTACGGCGCCCAGGGTGGCGACTGGGGCGCTGCGGTGACCACCCAGATCGGCCGCAACCGAGGGCACTGCGTCGCCATCCACACCAACATGCCGATGGGCCGGCCGCCGAAGAACCTGGCCGACCCGACGCCCGACGAGGCCGCGGCGCTCGACCGGCTGAGCTATTACCGGCGCTGGGATTCCGGCTACTCCAAACAGCAGTCGACGCGACCGCAGACCCTGGGATACGGGCTCACCGACTCCCCGGTCGGGCAGCTGGCGTGGATCGTCGAGAAATTCTGGTCATGGACGGACTGCGACGGACATCCCGAGAACGTGCTCAGCAGAGACGAATTGCTCGACAACGTGATGCTGTACTGGGTCACCGGCACCGGCGCGTCCTCGGCGCGGCTGTACTGGGAGAGCTTCGGCAGCTTCGGCGCCGGCTCGCCCGTCACGCTGCCGACCGGAGTGGCGGCCTTCCCGAAAGAGATCCTGCGCTCCCCGCGCAGTTGGTGCGAGCCCAACTACCACATCACCCGGTGGACTGCGATGCCGCGCGGCGGGCATTTCGCCGCCTTCGAACAGCCGGAGCTCTACGTCGACGACGTCAGCGCCTTCTTCGCCGAATTTCGCTGA
- a CDS encoding ABC transporter ATP-binding protein has translation MTATDWRGKFDEQSDLPIDETVPRRREARALLGSLLRPYRWAVALLAVVVVVENAARLSVPLLVQKGIDDGIPPLLAGGPARTLISVVAALCVVVVIQAASRMFFLRRSGRIGQKVLRELRRRIFGHFGRLDVAFHDRYTSGRVVSRSTNDVEAIQDMLETGFDSLITAVLTLVGTAVLLVTLDVELGLMCLAAFPVLVFLVWWFHRESSKTYREVREISALVIVQFVETMTGIKAVQAYRREQRNQEIFEDVADRYRVINERTFKLLAVFMPGVKLVGNLTTGVVLLYGGYRVLHGQMTIGTLAAFLLYLRMFFEPMQEISQFFNTFQSASSALEKLAGVLAEKPAIADPAEPVALGAVRGEIAFRDVQFSYVQGRPVLPDLTLTIPAGQTVALVGTTGAGKTTIAKLVSRFYDPVSGAVTLDGTDLRDVAQADLRRHVVMVTQENFMFGGTVADNIRFGRPDASDEDVRAAARAVGADGFIAALPEGYDTDVAKRGGRLSAGQRQLIAFARAFLADPAVLILDEATSSLDIPSERMVQRALETVLADRTALVIAHRLSTVQIADRVLVLENGRIVEDGPPDELTARDDGHYAALHRSWVQSLA, from the coding sequence GTGACCGCGACCGACTGGCGCGGAAAGTTCGACGAGCAGAGCGACCTGCCGATCGACGAGACGGTGCCGCGTCGGCGTGAGGCGCGCGCGCTGCTGGGGTCGCTTCTGCGGCCTTATCGCTGGGCCGTCGCGCTGCTGGCGGTGGTCGTGGTGGTGGAAAACGCTGCCCGGCTGTCGGTTCCGCTTCTGGTGCAGAAGGGCATCGACGACGGCATCCCGCCCCTGCTCGCGGGTGGGCCGGCACGCACGCTGATATCGGTCGTCGCGGCGTTGTGCGTGGTGGTCGTCATACAGGCCGCGAGCCGGATGTTCTTCCTGCGCCGGTCGGGACGGATCGGCCAGAAAGTGTTGCGGGAGTTGCGCAGACGCATCTTCGGCCACTTCGGGCGCCTCGACGTGGCGTTTCACGATCGCTACACGTCCGGGCGCGTGGTGAGCCGCTCCACCAACGACGTCGAAGCGATCCAGGACATGCTCGAGACCGGCTTTGACAGCCTGATCACCGCGGTGCTCACGCTCGTCGGCACAGCCGTTCTGCTGGTGACGCTCGACGTCGAACTCGGTTTGATGTGTCTGGCCGCATTCCCCGTGCTCGTGTTCCTGGTGTGGTGGTTCCACCGGGAGTCGTCGAAGACCTACCGCGAGGTGCGCGAGATCTCGGCACTGGTGATCGTGCAGTTCGTCGAGACCATGACCGGCATCAAGGCAGTGCAGGCGTACCGCCGGGAGCAGCGCAATCAGGAGATCTTCGAAGACGTCGCCGACCGGTACCGGGTGATCAACGAGCGGACGTTCAAGCTGCTGGCCGTGTTCATGCCCGGGGTCAAGCTCGTCGGCAACCTGACCACCGGTGTGGTGCTGCTCTACGGCGGCTACCGCGTGCTGCACGGACAGATGACGATCGGCACCCTGGCGGCGTTCCTGCTGTACCTGCGGATGTTCTTCGAGCCGATGCAGGAGATCTCGCAGTTCTTCAACACCTTCCAGTCCGCGTCGTCAGCGCTGGAGAAGCTCGCCGGTGTGCTCGCCGAGAAACCGGCCATCGCCGACCCGGCCGAGCCCGTCGCGCTCGGTGCCGTACGCGGCGAGATCGCGTTCCGCGACGTGCAATTCAGCTACGTTCAGGGCCGGCCGGTGCTCCCCGACCTCACTCTGACGATCCCGGCCGGGCAGACGGTCGCGCTGGTCGGTACCACCGGTGCGGGCAAGACGACGATCGCGAAGCTGGTCAGCCGCTTCTACGACCCGGTCTCGGGGGCGGTGACGCTGGACGGGACGGATCTTCGCGACGTCGCGCAAGCCGACCTGCGGCGCCACGTCGTGATGGTGACCCAGGAGAACTTCATGTTCGGCGGGACGGTGGCCGACAACATCCGCTTCGGCCGGCCCGACGCCTCCGATGAGGACGTCCGCGCGGCGGCCAGGGCCGTGGGGGCCGACGGCTTCATCGCGGCGCTGCCCGAGGGGTACGACACCGACGTCGCCAAGCGGGGCGGCCGGCTCTCGGCAGGGCAGCGGCAGTTGATCGCGTTCGCCCGCGCGTTCCTGGCCGATCCGGCGGTGCTGATCTTGGACGAGGCGACGTCATCGCTGGACATCCCGAGCGAGCGCATGGTGCAACGTGCGCTGGAAACGGTGCTGGCCGACCGGACTGCGCTGGTGATCGCGCACCGGCTCTCGACGGTGCAGATCGCCGATCGGGTGCTCGTCCTCGAGAACGGCCGCATCGTGGAGGACGGCCCGCCCGACGAGTTGACCGCCCGTGACGACGGGCACTACGCCGCGCTGCACCGTTCGTGGGTGCAGTCACTGGCCTGA
- a CDS encoding ABC transporter ATP-binding protein translates to MADTRSAPPPAGLRAAPAIAPPPKRTRASSDLWRMLPYLIPYRVRWVSMFVVALLSLVATVSIPLMTKAVIDGPVRHQDQQGLWVLGTAAVGVGVAEAVLWFIRRWLVSRATMGVEADIRKDLYARLQILPMSFHSRWQSGQLLSRIMNDLSTIRRFMSFGLTFLVLNILQITVVTAILLVMYWPLGVVVLVSIVPITLTVLHFQQEYTRLSRLAQDQAGHVATHVEEAALGLRVVKSFGREDYVYDRFDEQLTGLYDTQVSRVSVSAKFWTLLEIIPNLTLIIVLGFGAYAAGHGYVTMGTLVAFITMMLSLVWPIASLGFLLSMTQESFTAANRIAEIFDAPREITDGPRDEAPRGGRLELVDVGFRFPDSGEWVLRHLDVTVEPGETLALVGATGSGKSVLIGLLSRLYDVTEGEIRVDAQDIRELSLDALRQAVATAFEDPTLFSMSVAENLRLGKPDATDEELRQAIDVAAARSVYDLPFGLDTRIGEQGMSLSGGQRQRLSLARAILAGPRILVLDDTLSALDVHTEAVVEEALRRVLHSVTGVVVAHRASTVLLADRVALLQHGTITHVGTHAQLLAQVPEYRYLLAADDELDDGCERQCGWEDELRPQRAGTDDDRSLLEREVLERRP, encoded by the coding sequence GTGGCTGATACCCGATCCGCACCCCCACCCGCGGGGCTTCGCGCGGCGCCCGCCATAGCGCCGCCGCCGAAGCGAACCAGGGCCAGCTCGGACCTGTGGCGGATGCTCCCGTATCTGATCCCCTACCGCGTCCGCTGGGTCTCGATGTTCGTGGTGGCGCTCCTCAGCCTCGTCGCCACCGTGTCGATCCCGCTGATGACGAAGGCGGTCATCGACGGCCCGGTGCGTCATCAGGATCAGCAGGGACTCTGGGTGCTCGGCACCGCGGCCGTGGGCGTCGGGGTCGCCGAGGCGGTGCTGTGGTTCATCCGCCGCTGGCTGGTCTCCCGGGCCACGATGGGTGTGGAGGCCGACATCCGCAAGGACCTGTACGCGCGTCTGCAGATCCTGCCGATGTCCTTCCACAGCCGGTGGCAGTCCGGGCAGTTGCTGTCACGAATCATGAACGACCTGAGCACGATTCGCCGTTTCATGTCGTTCGGCCTGACGTTCCTGGTGCTGAACATCCTGCAGATCACGGTGGTCACCGCGATCCTGCTGGTGATGTACTGGCCGCTGGGCGTCGTCGTGCTGGTGTCCATCGTGCCGATCACGCTGACCGTGCTGCACTTCCAGCAGGAGTACACGCGCCTCTCGCGGCTGGCGCAGGACCAGGCCGGCCACGTCGCCACCCATGTCGAGGAGGCCGCGCTGGGGTTGCGCGTGGTGAAGTCGTTCGGGCGTGAGGACTACGTCTACGACCGCTTCGACGAGCAACTCACCGGCCTGTACGACACGCAGGTCAGCCGGGTGTCGGTGTCGGCGAAGTTCTGGACGCTGCTCGAGATCATCCCCAACCTGACGCTGATCATCGTGCTCGGCTTCGGCGCCTACGCCGCCGGCCACGGCTACGTGACGATGGGGACGCTCGTCGCGTTCATCACGATGATGCTGTCGCTGGTGTGGCCGATCGCGTCGCTGGGCTTCCTGCTGTCGATGACGCAGGAGTCGTTCACCGCGGCCAACCGCATCGCCGAGATCTTCGACGCGCCGCGGGAGATCACCGACGGGCCGCGCGACGAGGCTCCGCGCGGCGGCCGGCTCGAGCTCGTCGACGTCGGCTTCCGGTTCCCAGACTCCGGAGAGTGGGTCCTGCGGCACCTCGATGTCACCGTGGAGCCGGGCGAGACGCTGGCGCTGGTCGGCGCGACCGGGTCGGGCAAGTCGGTGCTCATCGGGCTGCTGTCCCGGCTCTACGACGTCACCGAGGGTGAGATCCGCGTCGACGCACAGGACATCCGCGAGTTGTCGCTCGACGCGCTGCGCCAGGCAGTGGCCACCGCATTCGAGGATCCGACGCTGTTCTCGATGTCGGTGGCGGAGAATCTGAGGCTGGGCAAGCCGGACGCGACGGACGAGGAGCTCCGCCAGGCGATCGACGTCGCCGCGGCACGATCCGTCTACGACCTCCCCTTCGGCCTGGACACCCGCATCGGCGAACAGGGGATGAGCCTGTCCGGCGGCCAGCGGCAACGGCTTTCGCTCGCGCGCGCGATCCTGGCCGGCCCGAGGATTCTGGTGCTCGACGACACGCTGTCGGCTCTCGACGTGCACACCGAGGCCGTGGTCGAGGAGGCGCTGCGCCGGGTGCTGCACTCGGTCACCGGCGTCGTCGTCGCGCACCGCGCGTCGACGGTGTTGCTGGCCGACCGGGTCGCGCTCCTGCAGCACGGCACCATCACCCATGTCGGGACGCATGCCCAGCTGCTCGCGCAGGTTCCCGAGTACCGCTACCTCCTCGCGGCCGACGACGAACTCGACGACGGCTGCGAGCGGCAGTGCGGGTGGGAGGACGAGCTGCGGCCGCAGCGGGCCGGCACCGACGACGATCGGAGCCTGCTGGAGCGCGAGGTCCTGGAGCGGCGGCCGTGA
- a CDS encoding ABC transporter ATP-binding protein — protein MSLETVARQSLYRQTHARGGDLHSLTDRRLLGRIWRFAGRHHHRLGVFVAVSVLGAVLTVATPLLAGRVVDEITGAGTAGVVVLLAVVIAVVAVAEAATALLTRWLSSTIGEGLILDLRTAVFDHVQRMPVAFFTRTRTGALVSRLGNDVMGAQRAFSDTLSGVVSNVVTLTLTLAVMLSISWQVTVVSLALMPLFLIPARRIGSAMAALSREAAAHNATMNTQMTERFSAPGATLVKLFGDSAAESREFRLRAGRVRDIGVRTAMLQSTFMNSLTLMSALALALVYGLGGALALGGHLQAGAIVSLALLLTRLYAPLTALANARVEIASALVSFERVFEVLDLVPLIRERPDAVAVPEGPVTVEFDDVRFSYPAADKVSLASLEEVAELDDRGGEEVLHGVSFTAAPGQMVALVGSSGAGKSTTASLLARLYDVDSGAIRLNGVDVRDASFASLKATVGMVTQDGHLFHESIRSNLRLAAPHATDADLWEALKRARLDDVVAAMPDGLDTIVGERGYRLSGGQRQRLTIARVLLAAPQVVVLDEATASLDSESEAAVQQALAEALAGRTSLVIAHRLSTVRAADLILVVEDGRIVERGTHTELLARGGRYAELYLTQFGPQSGPDRRTCIPRGPHSHLCARNASSAGELTACGQWEDLLSG, from the coding sequence ATGAGCTTGGAAACGGTTGCCCGGCAGTCTCTGTACCGCCAGACGCATGCGCGCGGCGGTGACCTGCATTCGCTGACGGATCGTCGCCTGCTCGGTCGCATCTGGCGGTTCGCCGGTCGGCATCATCACCGGCTGGGCGTGTTCGTCGCGGTCAGCGTACTCGGCGCGGTGTTGACGGTCGCGACCCCGCTGCTGGCGGGGCGGGTCGTCGACGAGATCACCGGTGCCGGGACGGCCGGCGTGGTGGTGCTCCTGGCGGTGGTCATCGCCGTGGTGGCGGTGGCCGAAGCGGCGACGGCGCTGCTGACCCGCTGGCTGTCGTCGACGATCGGCGAGGGCCTGATCCTCGACCTGCGCACCGCGGTGTTCGATCACGTCCAGCGCATGCCGGTGGCGTTCTTCACGCGGACGCGGACGGGCGCGCTGGTCAGTCGTCTCGGCAATGACGTGATGGGCGCCCAGCGCGCATTCTCCGACACACTCTCCGGCGTCGTGTCGAATGTCGTGACGCTGACGCTGACGCTGGCCGTGATGCTGAGCATCTCGTGGCAGGTCACGGTGGTGTCGCTGGCGTTGATGCCGCTGTTCCTGATCCCCGCGCGCCGGATCGGTTCGGCGATGGCGGCGCTGTCGCGCGAGGCGGCCGCGCACAACGCGACGATGAACACCCAGATGACCGAGCGGTTCTCCGCCCCGGGCGCGACGTTGGTGAAGTTGTTCGGCGACAGCGCTGCCGAATCACGCGAATTCCGGCTGCGGGCCGGCCGGGTGCGCGACATCGGGGTGCGCACCGCGATGCTGCAGTCGACGTTCATGAATTCGCTGACGTTGATGTCGGCGCTGGCGTTGGCGCTGGTCTACGGTCTGGGCGGGGCCCTCGCCTTGGGCGGGCACCTGCAGGCGGGCGCCATCGTGTCGCTGGCTCTGCTGCTGACCCGGCTCTACGCCCCGCTCACCGCGCTGGCCAACGCGCGCGTGGAGATCGCCAGCGCGCTGGTCAGCTTCGAGCGGGTCTTCGAGGTCCTGGATCTGGTGCCCCTGATCCGCGAGCGGCCGGACGCGGTGGCCGTCCCCGAGGGGCCGGTGACGGTCGAGTTCGACGACGTCCGCTTCTCGTACCCGGCCGCCGACAAGGTGTCACTGGCCTCGTTGGAGGAGGTCGCCGAACTGGACGACCGCGGCGGCGAGGAGGTGCTGCACGGCGTCTCGTTCACCGCCGCGCCCGGTCAGATGGTGGCGTTGGTGGGTTCGTCGGGGGCGGGGAAGTCGACGACGGCATCGCTGCTGGCGCGCCTCTACGATGTCGATTCCGGCGCGATCCGGCTCAACGGCGTCGACGTGCGGGACGCGTCGTTCGCCTCGCTGAAGGCCACGGTCGGGATGGTCACCCAGGACGGGCACCTCTTCCACGAGTCCATTCGGTCCAATCTTCGCCTGGCGGCACCGCACGCGACCGATGCCGATCTGTGGGAGGCGCTGAAGCGGGCACGACTCGACGACGTCGTCGCCGCCATGCCCGACGGACTCGACACGATCGTCGGGGAACGCGGCTACCGGCTCTCGGGTGGTCAACGGCAGCGGCTGACGATCGCGCGGGTGCTGCTGGCGGCACCGCAGGTCGTGGTGCTCGACGAGGCCACGGCGTCGCTGGACTCGGAGTCGGAGGCCGCGGTGCAGCAGGCGCTCGCCGAGGCACTGGCCGGACGCACGTCACTGGTGATCGCGCACCGGCTCTCGACCGTGCGGGCCGCCGACCTGATCCTGGTCGTCGAGGACGGGCGGATCGTCGAGCGGGGCACCCACACCGAGCTGCTGGCCCGCGGCGGCCGATACGCCGAGCTGTACCTGACCCAATTCGGCCCCCAATCCGGACCTGACCGCCGAACTTGCATTCCACGCGGCCCTCACTCGCACTTGTGCGCGCGGAATGCCAGTTCGGCGGGGGAGTTAACCGCTTGCGGGCAATGGGAAGATCTACTAAGTGGCTGA
- a CDS encoding potassium channel family protein: MTAQTKLDAWEQRTEWPLAGAAVIFLVAYAVGVLDQPAGAAAAAVGMVTAVTWALFAMDYVVRLWLAPRRWRWFYRHLFDLAIVVLPLLRPLRLLRLVTLIAVLQRAAGRAIRGRVVLYTVSGAILLVFVASLAVLEAERGQPDAHIVNFADALWWSMTTITTVGYGDMTPVSTTGRVIAVLLMIGGISLVGSITATLASWIVQRVADEDNAGRVVTTAHIERLMDEIQQLRGEVQRLQGVPARGDRPDG, from the coding sequence GTGACGGCTCAAACGAAACTCGACGCCTGGGAGCAGCGCACCGAATGGCCGTTGGCCGGAGCCGCGGTCATCTTCCTCGTCGCCTACGCGGTCGGTGTTCTCGATCAGCCCGCGGGCGCGGCTGCGGCAGCAGTCGGGATGGTCACAGCCGTGACGTGGGCGCTGTTCGCGATGGACTACGTCGTCCGGCTGTGGCTGGCTCCCCGTCGATGGCGCTGGTTCTATCGCCACCTGTTCGACCTGGCCATCGTGGTCCTTCCGCTGCTGCGGCCCCTGCGACTCCTGCGGCTGGTCACGCTGATCGCGGTGCTGCAGCGGGCCGCCGGCCGCGCGATCCGCGGCCGGGTGGTGCTCTACACGGTCTCCGGCGCGATCTTGCTGGTGTTCGTCGCCTCGCTGGCAGTCCTCGAGGCCGAGCGCGGGCAACCCGATGCGCACATCGTGAACTTCGCCGATGCGCTGTGGTGGTCGATGACGACCATCACGACCGTGGGATACGGCGACATGACGCCCGTCAGCACCACCGGCCGGGTGATCGCCGTGCTGCTGATGATCGGCGGTATCAGTCTGGTCGGGTCGATCACCGCGACCCTGGCGTCGTGGATCGTCCAGCGCGTGGCCGACGAGGACAACGCGGGGCGGGTCGTCACCACGGCGCACATCGAGCGACTGATGGACGAGATCCAGCAACTGCGCGGCGAGGTTCAACGGCTCCAAGGCGTTCCCGCCCGCGGCGACCGACCCGACGGCTAA
- the prrA gene encoding two-component system response regulator PrrA translates to MAGMDSGSPRVLVVDDDPDVLASLERGLRLSGFDVATAVDGAEALRSATETRPDAIVLDINMPVLDGVSVVTALRAMDNDVPVCVLSARSSVDDRVAGLEAGADDYLVKPFVLAELVARVKALLRRRGSTATFSSETITVGPLEVDIPGRRARVDGVDVDLTKREFDLLAVLAEHKTAVLSRAQLLELVWGYDFAADTNVVDVFIGYLRRKLEANGAPRLLHTVRGVGFVLRQQ, encoded by the coding sequence ATTGCGGGCATGGACAGTGGCTCGCCCAGGGTGCTCGTGGTCGACGACGATCCCGACGTCCTCGCCTCACTCGAGCGTGGGCTGCGCCTGTCCGGCTTCGACGTCGCCACCGCGGTCGACGGTGCCGAGGCCTTGCGCAGCGCCACCGAGACCCGGCCCGACGCGATCGTGCTCGACATCAACATGCCGGTGCTCGACGGTGTGTCCGTGGTGACCGCCTTGCGGGCGATGGACAACGACGTGCCGGTGTGTGTGCTCTCGGCGCGGTCCTCGGTCGACGACCGGGTCGCGGGCCTGGAGGCCGGCGCTGACGACTACCTGGTGAAACCGTTCGTGCTGGCCGAGCTGGTCGCCCGGGTCAAAGCGCTGCTGCGGCGCCGCGGGTCGACGGCGACGTTCTCGTCGGAGACCATCACCGTCGGGCCGCTCGAGGTCGACATCCCCGGTAGGCGGGCGCGGGTCGACGGGGTGGACGTCGACCTGACCAAACGCGAGTTCGACCTGCTCGCGGTGCTGGCCGAACACAAGACCGCGGTGCTCTCGCGCGCCCAGCTGCTCGAGCTGGTGTGGGGCTACGACTTCGCCGCCGACACCAACGTCGTCGACGTCTTCATCGGGTATCTGCGGCGCAAGCTCGAGGCCAACGGCGCACCGCGGCTGCTCCACACCGTCCGCGGCGTGGGGTTCGTACTCAGACAGCAGTAG